The following are encoded together in the Halomonas halophila genome:
- a CDS encoding response regulator transcription factor, whose product MQETDERLLIVDDDEMFCHVLHRAMSRRGFEVLVAHDAERALALARQHEPTMATLDLKLEQESGLKLLPEMLEAVPDCRVVVLTGYSSIATAVQAIKLGAVNYLCKPADAEEILAALSQEEADPEAEVAEHPPSINRLTWEHIQKVLQEHDGNISATARALGMHRRTLQRKLQKRPVRR is encoded by the coding sequence ATGCAAGAGACCGACGAACGCCTGCTGATCGTCGACGACGACGAGATGTTCTGCCACGTGCTGCACCGCGCCATGAGCCGACGTGGCTTCGAGGTGCTGGTGGCCCACGACGCGGAACGCGCCCTGGCCCTGGCGCGCCAGCATGAACCCACCATGGCCACCCTGGACCTGAAGCTGGAACAGGAATCGGGGCTCAAGCTGCTGCCCGAGATGCTCGAGGCGGTGCCGGACTGCCGCGTCGTCGTGCTGACCGGCTACTCGAGCATCGCCACGGCGGTGCAGGCGATCAAGCTCGGCGCGGTGAACTACCTGTGCAAGCCCGCCGACGCCGAGGAGATCCTCGCCGCCCTGTCACAGGAGGAAGCCGATCCCGAGGCCGAGGTCGCCGAGCATCCGCCGTCGATCAACCGCCTGACCTGGGAGCACATTCAGAAGGTGCTGCAGGAGCACGACGGCAATATCTCCGCCACCGCACGGGCGCTGGGCATGCATCGCCGCACCCTGCAGCGCAAGCTGCAGAAGCGGCCGGTCAGGCGCTGA
- a CDS encoding efflux RND transporter periplasmic adaptor subunit — MRRLLIPVLFLVLGAAAFLGLRATRPEPAEVAPQERSWRVETLSVALSSHAPLLPLYGEIVAPEAVTFTAPLPARIAERPVRDGQRVAEDQLLVALDEADVAPVVARAEARVNDLEAQIEAERVRQESDRTALARERELLGNARRRLERVRSLSERNLASASSLDDARDALAQARVTVDAREGALAGYPARLAQLEAGLAEARAGLDEARRDAERSRVEAPFAGIVSGVAVAPGERVGEGAELLSIYPRDGLELRAQVPSAYLDELQVALDDGRHPHAVGERARFRLEGFVGESAPGGTEAILRLEGMPRALRPGSLVDVMLRRPPVADSLAVPASALYGDEVLYLRDEDDRMRRLRIERHGPVAGDARGDGAATNDGWVLVSGAGLADGQEVIVTHLPNAAEGLKLQVVGDEEDE; from the coding sequence ATGCGACGACTGCTGATTCCCGTGCTGTTCCTGGTGCTCGGCGCCGCCGCCTTCCTTGGCCTCAGGGCGACGCGACCGGAGCCCGCCGAGGTGGCGCCCCAGGAGCGCAGCTGGCGGGTCGAGACGCTGTCCGTGGCACTGTCGAGTCATGCCCCGCTGCTGCCGCTCTACGGCGAGATCGTCGCGCCCGAGGCGGTGACCTTCACCGCGCCGCTGCCCGCGCGCATCGCCGAACGGCCGGTGCGCGATGGACAGCGCGTGGCCGAAGACCAGTTGCTGGTGGCCCTGGACGAGGCGGACGTGGCCCCGGTGGTGGCGCGTGCCGAGGCGCGGGTCAATGATCTGGAGGCGCAGATCGAGGCGGAACGGGTCCGCCAGGAGAGCGATCGCACCGCCCTGGCCCGAGAGCGCGAACTGCTCGGCAACGCTCGCCGCCGGCTGGAACGGGTCCGTTCGCTGTCCGAGCGTAACCTGGCCTCCGCCTCGTCGCTGGATGACGCTCGCGATGCGCTGGCCCAGGCGCGGGTCACGGTGGACGCTAGGGAAGGTGCGCTGGCCGGGTATCCCGCCAGGCTGGCCCAGCTCGAGGCCGGGCTGGCCGAAGCCCGGGCGGGGCTGGACGAGGCGCGTCGTGATGCCGAGCGCAGCCGGGTCGAGGCGCCCTTCGCCGGCATCGTCAGCGGCGTGGCGGTGGCGCCGGGTGAGCGGGTCGGCGAGGGCGCCGAGCTGCTGTCGATCTACCCGCGCGACGGTCTGGAACTGCGTGCCCAGGTGCCCAGCGCCTACCTCGACGAGCTGCAGGTGGCGTTGGATGACGGCCGGCATCCCCATGCCGTCGGCGAGAGGGCGCGCTTTCGTCTCGAGGGGTTCGTCGGAGAGAGCGCGCCCGGCGGTACCGAAGCGATCCTGCGCCTGGAGGGGATGCCCCGCGCGCTGCGACCGGGCAGCCTGGTCGACGTGATGCTGCGCCGCCCGCCGGTGGCCGACAGCCTGGCGGTGCCCGCCAGCGCCCTCTATGGCGACGAGGTGCTGTATCTGCGCGATGAGGATGACCGCATGCGCCGGCTGCGGATCGAACGCCATGGCCCGGTGGCCGGCGATGCAAGGGGGGATGGCGCGGCGACGAACGATGGCTGGGTGCTGGTCAGCGGCGCGGGGCTGGCCGACGGTCAGGAGGTGATCGTCACGCACCTGCCCAACGCCGCCGAGGGGCTCAAGCTCCAGGTGGTCGGCGACGAGGAGGACGAATGA
- a CDS encoding VOC family protein codes for MQREEFIQQLWLDYVHQHPDLGGLRLWPVEAPPEYLTLLTLNHGPWSMEALLPTLVRFGYRPRQRFAMADRGLLATLLAAPDDGAWLVLAELQLGTLSRPPREALQRLVNQAADADTKGQNLLCRGRPWPMPDWATYQTLAAAHPLAGWLAAMGPRLHHPGFDCARLGQRLSHLDAALADAGITGSGDRHHGILPVSPLLDYRFYPGPARRLVFAEGDEHRVSSGGLALVQKQVSANQERCAELLLPHHTRCELT; via the coding sequence ATGCAGCGGGAAGAATTCATCCAGCAGCTGTGGCTGGATTACGTGCATCAGCACCCCGACCTGGGCGGGCTGCGACTATGGCCGGTGGAGGCGCCACCGGAATACCTGACGCTGCTGACCCTCAATCATGGCCCCTGGTCCATGGAAGCCCTGCTGCCGACCCTGGTGCGTTTCGGCTATCGCCCGCGTCAGCGCTTTGCCATGGCCGACCGCGGCCTGCTGGCCACCCTGCTCGCCGCCCCCGACGACGGCGCCTGGCTGGTGCTGGCAGAGCTCCAGCTCGGCACCCTGTCGCGTCCGCCCCGCGAGGCCCTGCAGCGGCTGGTGAACCAGGCCGCCGACGCCGATACCAAGGGCCAGAACCTGCTGTGCCGCGGTCGTCCCTGGCCAATGCCGGACTGGGCCACCTACCAGACCCTGGCAGCGGCGCACCCGCTGGCCGGCTGGCTGGCCGCCATGGGGCCGCGCCTGCACCACCCCGGATTCGACTGCGCGAGACTCGGGCAGCGCCTCAGCCATCTTGACGCGGCCCTGGCCGACGCGGGCATCACGGGCAGCGGCGACCGCCATCACGGCATCCTGCCCGTGTCGCCGCTGCTCGACTACCGTTTCTATCCCGGCCCCGCCCGGCGGCTGGTCTTCGCCGAGGGCGACGAGCATCGCGTATCCTCCGGCGGCCTGGCGCTGGTGCAGAAGCAGGTCAGCGCCAATCAGGAGCGCTGCGCCGAACTGCTGCTGCCACACCACACCCGCTGCGAGCTCACCTAG
- a CDS encoding GrxA family glutaredoxin has product MFVVIFGRPGCPFCVRAKDLAEKLESAGAIQGHRYVDIHEEGITKADMEKTIGKPVETVPQIFADQTHIGGFTEFDQYVREQALMPVETAQ; this is encoded by the coding sequence ATGTTCGTCGTCATCTTCGGCCGCCCCGGCTGCCCGTTCTGCGTTCGCGCCAAGGACCTCGCCGAGAAGCTCGAGAGCGCCGGCGCCATCCAGGGGCATCGCTACGTGGACATCCATGAGGAAGGCATCACCAAGGCCGACATGGAAAAGACCATCGGCAAGCCGGTCGAGACCGTGCCGCAGATCTTCGCCGACCAGACTCACATCGGCGGGTTCACCGAGTTCGACCAGTACGTGCGCGAGCAGGCACTGATGCCGGTCGAGACCGCCCAGTAA
- the hybE gene encoding [NiFe]-hydrogenase assembly chaperone HybE: MQALSADQYDRLNRLAQAWERTFLEAARREHGYNARLGVDALCFQPQEMPSGDRGLLGALITPVSLSLALVPEANDALPPGEGARLTLALPSGRYPFEAVSLAGGEWLWQCVLLEDLADLDSVQDGSRLAQRLMAQVMAPAAAE, translated from the coding sequence ATGCAGGCCCTGTCCGCCGATCAATACGACCGCCTGAACCGCCTGGCGCAGGCCTGGGAGCGTACCTTCCTCGAGGCCGCCCGCCGTGAGCACGGCTATAACGCTCGGCTCGGGGTGGATGCGCTGTGCTTCCAGCCGCAGGAGATGCCCAGTGGCGATCGTGGCCTGCTGGGCGCGCTGATCACGCCGGTCTCGCTGTCGCTGGCGCTGGTGCCGGAGGCGAACGACGCGCTACCGCCCGGTGAGGGGGCACGCCTGACGCTGGCACTGCCCTCCGGACGCTATCCCTTCGAGGCGGTGTCGCTGGCCGGGGGCGAGTGGCTGTGGCAGTGCGTGCTGCTCGAGGATCTCGCCGATCTCGATTCGGTGCAGGACGGCAGTCGGCTGGCCCAGCGGTTGATGGCGCAGGTGATGGCACCGGCTGCCGCCGAGTAG
- a CDS encoding 3-hydroxybutyrate dehydrogenase — protein MTAQSSTPRVALVTGTSSGIGEAVVRHFREQGHQVLAVDFNPEGEAIAERAGAAFFQADLTDGEACKAAVADALSRFGRLDILVNNAGIQHVSSIEEFPEAQWRRIIDLMLTAPFLLTQAAWPSMRENGWGRIVNVASIHAQVASPGKAAYISAKHGLIGLTKTAALEGGSQGITANALCPAYVKTPLVENQIADQAKLNRMDEQEVVEQIMLKNAAVKRLIDPGEVASLVGYLASDAAGAVTGASWNIDLGWTAQ, from the coding sequence ATGACCGCTCAATCTTCCACGCCGCGGGTGGCACTCGTCACCGGCACCAGCAGCGGCATCGGCGAGGCCGTGGTGCGTCACTTCCGCGAGCAGGGCCATCAGGTGCTGGCGGTGGATTTCAATCCCGAGGGGGAGGCGATCGCCGAGCGCGCGGGTGCCGCCTTCTTCCAGGCCGACCTGACCGATGGCGAGGCCTGCAAGGCGGCGGTGGCCGATGCCCTGAGCCGCTTCGGCCGGCTCGATATCCTGGTCAACAATGCCGGCATCCAGCACGTGTCGTCGATCGAGGAGTTTCCCGAGGCGCAGTGGCGGCGCATCATCGACCTGATGCTGACCGCCCCTTTCCTGCTGACCCAGGCGGCCTGGCCGTCGATGAGGGAGAACGGCTGGGGGCGCATCGTCAACGTGGCCTCGATCCACGCCCAGGTCGCGTCCCCGGGCAAGGCCGCCTACATCAGCGCCAAGCACGGCCTGATCGGGCTGACCAAGACCGCGGCCCTGGAAGGTGGCTCGCAGGGCATCACCGCCAACGCCCTGTGCCCGGCCTACGTGAAGACGCCGCTGGTGGAGAACCAGATCGCCGACCAGGCCAAACTGAACCGGATGGACGAGCAGGAAGTGGTCGAGCAGATCATGCTCAAGAACGCCGCCGTCAAGCGTCTGATCGATCCCGGCGAGGTGGCGTCGCTGGTGGGCTATCTGGCCTCCGATGCGGCGGGGGCCGTCACCGGCGCCAGCTGGAACATCGATCTTGGCTGGACGGCGCAGTAA
- a CDS encoding CoA transferase subunit A — protein sequence MAGFDKRVGSFEEAMAGIESGMTVIAGGFGLCGIPENLIGEIQRRGVKDLTVYSNNCGVDGFGLGLLLEDRQISTIYASYVGENALFEQQMLEGDIEVVLTPQGTLAEKMRAGGAGIPAFYTATGYGTPIGEGKEVREFKGRHYILEESVVGDFAIVKGWKADRYGNVIYRDTAQNFNPLAATAGRITVVEVEEIVEPGELPPDQIHTPGIYVDRIIQGTFEKRIEKRTVHQG from the coding sequence ATGGCCGGATTCGACAAGCGAGTGGGTTCCTTTGAGGAGGCAATGGCCGGTATCGAGAGCGGCATGACCGTGATCGCCGGCGGCTTCGGGCTGTGCGGCATCCCCGAGAACCTGATCGGCGAGATCCAGCGTCGCGGCGTCAAGGACCTGACCGTCTATTCCAACAACTGTGGCGTGGACGGCTTTGGCCTGGGCCTGCTGCTCGAGGATCGCCAGATCAGCACCATCTACGCCTCCTACGTGGGCGAGAACGCGCTGTTCGAGCAGCAGATGCTCGAGGGCGACATCGAGGTGGTGCTGACGCCGCAGGGGACCCTGGCCGAGAAGATGCGCGCCGGCGGTGCCGGCATTCCGGCCTTCTACACCGCCACCGGCTACGGGACACCCATCGGCGAGGGCAAGGAGGTCCGTGAGTTCAAAGGTCGCCACTATATCCTCGAGGAATCCGTCGTCGGCGACTTCGCCATCGTCAAGGGCTGGAAGGCCGATCGCTACGGCAACGTCATCTATCGCGACACTGCCCAGAACTTCAATCCGCTGGCCGCTACCGCGGGCAGGATCACCGTGGTCGAGGTCGAGGAGATCGTCGAGCCCGGCGAGCTGCCGCCGGACCAGATCCATACCCCGGGCATCTACGTCGATCGCATCATCCAGGGCACCTTCGAGAAGCGTATCGAGAAGCGCACCGTGCACCAGGGCTAA
- a CDS encoding ATP-binding protein has product MPAALPLPLSTPNRNMVRLTIVRGITWTGFLFGIVIGVTGLGFELDVPAVGAVIVVMALINIGTWWRLGRPRDVSHREYLAHLLADMAGLTLLFYFTGGATNPFINYYLVPVTIAAATLPWRYAWGVAVAGLAGTSVLMVFYHPVPQLGMPHLQDGVSLHILGVWLNFALSAGLVTFFIFKMARALRGREQALSRTREAVLRNEQVLAVATQAAGTAHELGTPLSTMAVLLNEMREDARGNELLEKDIDLLREQVDTCKSRLRHLVDNADRRRMANAEIREAREWLEEVVQRWLVLRPDVGYRLEVTGRRGTPRLSVDTTLAQALTNLLNNAADANPDNILIQLDWKTDEVVIDIRDHGPGVSLDIADQLGETFVSTKSKGLGIGLFLTHATINRFGGGVRLYNHPEGGTLTEVTLPRSAPEA; this is encoded by the coding sequence ATGCCAGCCGCCCTGCCCCTGCCGCTGTCCACCCCCAACCGCAACATGGTGCGCCTGACCATCGTCCGCGGCATCACCTGGACCGGATTCCTCTTCGGCATCGTGATCGGCGTGACGGGGCTCGGCTTCGAGCTCGACGTGCCTGCCGTCGGCGCGGTGATCGTGGTGATGGCGCTGATCAACATCGGCACCTGGTGGCGCCTGGGCCGCCCTCGGGACGTCAGTCACCGTGAATACCTGGCGCACCTGCTGGCCGACATGGCCGGCCTGACGCTGCTGTTCTACTTCACCGGCGGCGCCACCAACCCCTTCATCAACTACTACCTGGTGCCGGTCACCATCGCCGCCGCCACCCTGCCCTGGCGCTATGCCTGGGGCGTGGCCGTGGCCGGCCTGGCCGGCACCAGCGTGCTGATGGTCTTCTACCACCCGGTGCCCCAGCTCGGCATGCCGCACCTCCAGGACGGCGTCAGCCTGCACATCCTCGGCGTATGGCTGAACTTCGCCCTGTCCGCCGGGCTGGTGACCTTCTTCATCTTCAAGATGGCCCGCGCCCTGCGCGGCCGCGAGCAGGCCCTGTCACGCACCCGCGAGGCGGTGCTGCGCAACGAGCAGGTGCTGGCGGTGGCCACCCAGGCCGCCGGCACCGCCCATGAGCTCGGCACGCCGCTGTCGACCATGGCGGTGCTGCTCAACGAGATGCGCGAGGATGCACGCGGCAACGAGCTGCTCGAGAAGGACATCGATCTGCTGCGCGAACAGGTCGACACCTGCAAGTCGCGCCTGCGCCACCTGGTGGACAACGCCGACCGCCGGCGCATGGCCAATGCAGAGATTCGCGAGGCCAGGGAGTGGCTGGAGGAGGTCGTGCAGCGCTGGCTGGTACTGCGCCCGGACGTCGGCTATCGCCTCGAGGTGACCGGCCGCCGCGGCACGCCCCGCCTGAGCGTGGACACCACCCTCGCCCAGGCGCTGACCAACCTGCTCAACAACGCCGCCGATGCCAACCCGGACAACATTCTGATCCAGCTCGACTGGAAGACCGACGAGGTGGTGATCGACATTCGCGACCACGGCCCCGGCGTCTCGCTGGACATCGCCGACCAGCTCGGCGAGACCTTCGTCTCGACCAAGAGCAAGGGGCTCGGCATCGGCCTGTTCCTGACCCATGCCACCATCAATCGCTTCGGCGGCGGCGTGCGGCTGTACAATCATCCCGAAGGCGGCACCCTGACCGAGGTGACCCTGCCCCGCAGCGCCCCCGAGGCCTGA
- a CDS encoding CoA transferase subunit B, protein MALTREQMAMRVARELEDGFYVNLGIGIPTLVANYVPDDIDVMLQSENGLLGMGRFPTEEEVDPDMINAGKQTVTARPGAAIFSSAESFAMIRGGHVDLTVLGAFEVDQNGNIASWMIPGKLIKGMGGAMDLVAGAENIICTMTHASKHGESKLLESCNLPLTGAGCINRVLTDLAYLEIENGAFVLKERAPGVSVEEIKEKTAGKLIVPDHVPEMVFAD, encoded by the coding sequence ATGGCACTGACTCGCGAACAGATGGCTATGCGCGTGGCGCGCGAACTCGAGGACGGTTTCTACGTCAATCTGGGCATCGGCATTCCCACCCTGGTGGCCAACTACGTGCCGGACGACATCGACGTCATGCTGCAGTCCGAGAACGGCCTGCTGGGCATGGGCCGCTTCCCCACCGAGGAGGAAGTGGACCCGGACATGATCAACGCCGGCAAGCAGACCGTCACCGCCCGTCCCGGCGCGGCGATCTTCTCCTCCGCGGAATCCTTCGCCATGATCCGCGGCGGCCACGTCGACCTGACCGTGCTCGGCGCCTTCGAGGTCGACCAGAACGGCAACATCGCCTCCTGGATGATCCCCGGCAAACTGATCAAGGGTATGGGCGGCGCCATGGACCTGGTGGCCGGCGCCGAGAACATCATCTGCACCATGACCCACGCCTCCAAGCACGGTGAGTCCAAGCTGCTGGAATCCTGCAACCTGCCGCTGACCGGCGCCGGTTGCATCAACCGCGTGCTGACCGACCTGGCCTACCTCGAGATCGAGAACGGCGCCTTCGTGCTCAAGGAGCGCGCCCCGGGCGTGTCGGTCGAGGAGATCAAGGAAAAGACCGCCGGCAAGCTGATCGTGCCGGACCACGTGCCGGAGATGGTCTTCGCCGACTGA
- a CDS encoding inositol monophosphatase family protein — protein MTPEQRLEIAVDIATHAGRMIVEARDQGDFDHRYKHGQELVTDIDLQVDTYIGERLEASFPEETRLSEELAPDREVLERPDALWVVDPIDGTVNFAHGLHHVAVSVGWASGGKVRLGVVHAPFLGETYTALAGRGAWCNGEPIRASGSKEMTTSLVGTGFPYRRDSRPPLMRRLMAVLTHCQDVRRAGSAALDLCAVASGRLDAYYESVSPWDMAAGLLIAREAGARTGHLYPVPGGLPEDLYGENLLVSSPALHDSLGELLRHADASDHDAL, from the coding sequence ATGACCCCCGAACAGCGCCTGGAGATCGCCGTCGACATCGCCACCCACGCCGGGCGAATGATCGTCGAAGCCCGCGACCAGGGTGATTTCGACCATCGCTACAAGCACGGGCAGGAACTGGTCACCGACATCGACCTGCAGGTGGACACCTACATCGGCGAGCGGCTGGAGGCAAGCTTTCCCGAGGAGACACGGCTCAGCGAGGAGCTCGCGCCGGACCGCGAGGTCCTCGAACGGCCCGATGCGCTGTGGGTGGTGGACCCCATCGACGGCACCGTCAACTTCGCCCACGGCCTGCACCACGTGGCGGTATCGGTCGGCTGGGCCAGCGGCGGCAAGGTGCGGCTCGGCGTGGTACACGCGCCCTTCCTCGGCGAGACCTACACGGCGCTGGCCGGACGCGGCGCCTGGTGCAACGGCGAGCCGATCCGCGCCAGCGGCAGCAAGGAGATGACCACCAGCCTGGTCGGCACCGGCTTCCCCTATCGTCGCGACAGCCGACCGCCGCTGATGCGCCGGCTGATGGCCGTGCTCACCCACTGCCAGGACGTGCGTCGCGCCGGTTCCGCGGCTCTCGACCTGTGCGCGGTGGCCAGCGGGCGGCTGGACGCCTACTACGAGAGTGTTTCGCCCTGGGACATGGCCGCCGGTCTGCTGATCGCCCGCGAAGCCGGGGCACGGACCGGGCATCTATACCCGGTACCCGGAGGCCTTCCCGAGGATCTCTACGGCGAGAACCTGCTGGTCTCGAGCCCGGCGCTGCATGACTCGCTCGGCGAGCTGCTGCGCCACGCCGACGCCAGCGACCACGACGCTCTCTGA